A window of the Henckelia pumila isolate YLH828 chromosome 3, ASM3356847v2, whole genome shotgun sequence genome harbors these coding sequences:
- the LOC140887426 gene encoding large ribosomal subunit protein uL4z-like, producing the protein MAAAAVRPLVTVQSLENDMVTDGGAANSVPLPDVMKASIRPDIVTFVHGQISNNSRQPYAVSKRAGHQTSAESWGTGRAVSRIPRVPGGGTHRAGQGAYGNMCRGGRMFAPTKIYRLWHRQVNLTQKRHAIVSAIAASAVPSLVLARGHRIEEVPELPLVVSDAAEAVEKTSLALKLLKQVGALPDAEKAKDSHAIRPGKGKMRNRRYISRKGPLIVYGTEGAKLTKAFRNITGVEVAHVSRLNLLKLAPGGHLGRFIIWTKSAFEKLDEIYGTFDKPSEQKNGYVLPRAKMVNADLGRIINSDEVQSVVRPIKKDVKRAQLKKNPLKNLNVMLKLNPYAKAAKRMALLAEAQRVKAKHEKLDKKRKPITKEAASAIKSAGKSWYKTMISDSDYTEFENFSKWLGVSQ; encoded by the exons ATGGCCGCCGCCGCAGTCCGCCCTCTAGTCACCGTACAATCTCTAGAGAATGATATGGTTACAGATGGAGGCGCCGCCAACTCCGTTCCACTTCCCGACGTGATGAAGGCATCGATCCGCCCCGACATCGTCACTTTTGTGCATGGACAGATCTCTAATAACTCTCGTCAGCCTTACGCTGTGTCCAAACGCGCGGGGCACCAGACCTCCGCTGAGTCCTGGGGTACTGGTCGTGCGGTGTCGCGTATTCCCCGTGTTCCTGGAGGTGGTACTCACCGAGCCGGACAAGGTGCCTACGGGAACATGTGCCGTGGAGGAAGAATGTTCGCGCCGACTAAGATATACCGCCTCTGGCATCGGCAGGTGAATCTTACTCAGAAGAGGCATGCTATAGTTTCGGCGATCGCAGCATCCGCGGTTCCGTCTCTTGTGCTGGCTCGTGGACATAGGATTGAGGAAGTTCCTGAATTGCCTCTCGTTGTGTCTGATGCTGCGGAAGCTGTTGAGAAAACTAGCCTTGCCCTTAAGCTACTCAAGCAAGTAGGAGCGTTGCCGGATGCTGAGAAGGCCAAGGATAGCCATGCTATCCGGCCTGGAAAAGGGAAGATGCGTAACCGTCGTTACATTTCTAGGAAAGGACCTCTCATCGTTTATGGTACTGAGGGGGCGAAGCTGACTAAGGCTTTCCGAAACATCACTGGCGTTGAAGTGGCTCATGTTTCGCGTCTCAATCTTCTAAAGCTCGCTCCTGGAGGTCATCTTGGTAGGTTTATTATCTGGACTAAGTCTGCGTTTGAGAAGTTGGACGAGATTTATGGAACATTTGACAAGCCTTCAGAGCAGAAGAACGGCTACGTGTTGCCGAGGGCCAAGATGGTAAATGCTGATCTGGGAAGAATCATCAATTCTGATGAGGTGCAATCTGTGGTGAGGCCGATCAAGAAGGATGTCAAGAGGGCTCAATTGAAGAAGAATCCATTAAAGAATCTGAACGTGATGTTGAAGCTCAACCCGTATGCAAAGGCTGCCAAAAGGATGGCGCTCTTGGCAGAGGCGCAGAGAGTAAAGGCCAAGCATGAGAAGCTTGATAAGAAGAGGAAGCCGATTACAAAG GAGGCGGCATCAGCTATTAAATCTGCTGGCAAGAGTTGGTACAAGACAATGATCTCCGACAGCGACTACACCGAATTTGAGAACTTTTCGAAGTGGTTGGGTGTTTCTCAGTAA